A window from Plodia interpunctella isolate USDA-ARS_2022_Savannah chromosome 2, ilPloInte3.2, whole genome shotgun sequence encodes these proteins:
- the TRAM gene encoding translocating chain-associated membrane protein 1 produces MGVKPAIGRKSNKNPPIFSHDFVIQNHADIVSCVVMLFLVGLMVQSTSPIASLFISLHHNVSGVEPTRDAPRGEPFTYEAGWKDACAVFFYSLVCIVMHAILQEYFLDKISKKFHLSKSRLSALNESGQLVVFHLVSLVWGGDAILREGFIFNISQLWDRYPDHPMSFLLKLWWVVQASYWLHTVPELYFQRIKKDEWAGRIRHAAGAFGFVALAYGFKFQRVGVCLIVLHALAEFVAHFYRLNTILRGEREDILDKFLSVVNGCVFVSVRLCSLVLGVLTFYFGMAGPAPLLLRLTALGVLVTFQVYLMYNFISEAIKQRQESRAVAQAKPKKEKKEKPKKEKVRKPPVDESDLPEVDQNTNKTLRQRQPAAAKAK; encoded by the exons ATGGGTGTCAAACCTGCAATTGGAAGGAAATCTAACAAGAACCCACCAATTTTTAGCCACGACTTTGTAATTCAAAACCATGCCGACATAGTTTCATGCGTTGTTATGTTATTCCTGGTTGGACTGATGGTACAG tcgACAAGCCCCATAGCGAGTTTATTCATCAGTTTGCATCACAATGTCAGTGGAGTTGAACCAACAAGAGATGCGCCCAGAGGAGAGCCCTTCACTTACGAAGCGGGCTGGAAGGACGCTTGTGCGGTGTTCTTTTACTCCCTCGTTTGTATTGTGATGCATGCAATTCTACAAGAGTATTTCTTAGAT aaaatatcgAAGAAGTTCCATCTGTCTAAGTCAAGACTTAGTGCGCTGAATGAATCTGGCCAATTGGTGGTGTTCCATCTTGTCAGCCTGGTTTGGGGGGGTGATGCCATACTTCGTGAAGGATTCATCTTCAACATATCACAACTTTGGGACc GTTATCCAGACCACCCAATGAGTTTCCTATTGAAGTTGTGGTGGGTCGTTCAAGCCTCATATTGGCTCCACACTGTCCCAGAATTGTACTTCCAACGCATTAAGAAGGATGAGTGGGCTGGAAGAATAAGACATGCTGCTGGTGCATTTGGTTTTGTAGCATTGGCTTATGGATTCAA GTTCCAACGCGTGGGTGTCTGTTTGATTGTTTTGCACGCCCTGGCTGAGTTTGTGGCACATTTCTACCGGCTCAACACCATCCTTAGGGGAGAGAGAGAAGACATTTTGGACAAAT TCCTGAGCGTGGTGAACGGGTGTGTGTTCGTGTCTGTGCGGCTGTGTTCGTTGGTGCTGGGCGTGCTGACGTTCTACTTCGGGATGGCCGGGCCCGCGCCACTGCTGCTGCGTCTGACTGCGCTCGGCGTTCTTGTCACCTTCCAG GTGTACCTTATGTACAACTTTATCTCTGAAGCAATCAAACAGAGACAAGAGTCTCGAGCAGTTGCACAAGCTAAACCCAAGAAGGAGAAGAAGGAAAAacctaaaaaagaaaaag TGAGGAAGCCCCCCGTGGACGAGTCGGATCTGCCCGAGGTGGACCAGAACACGAACAAGACGCTGCGACAGCGGCAGCCCGCCGCCGCCAAAGCGAAGTGA